The following is a genomic window from Streptomyces sp. NBC_01381.
CCGACTTCATCCGGCTCGCCGAGAAGATCTCGGGCAAGCAGCTCGACGGGCTCTTCGAGACGTGGCTGTTCACGAAGGGCAAGCCCGCCCTGTAAGCCGGCCCTGTAGGCCGGGCCTCGTCGGGCCGGTGTCGGCGGGCAGGTAAGAATGTCGCGTGATTCAGGATCTGTTCAGTCCCTCCGTCCAGCACGCGCTCGACATCGTCGGGATCTTCGTCTTCGCGATCTCCGGCGCCCTGCTCGCCGTACGCAAGAACTTCGACGTCTTCGGCATCGCCGTGCTCGCCGAGGTCACCGCCCTGGGCGGCGGGATCCTCCGGGACCTGGTCATCGGGGCGGTGCCGCCGGCCGCGTTCACCGACCTCGGCTACTTCATCACCCCGCTGTTCGCCGCCGCCCTGGTCTTCTTCCTGCACCCCGAGGTGGAGCGCACCCAGGTGGCGGTGAACGTCTTCGACGCGGCGGGGCTCGGCCTGTTCTGCGTCACCGGCACCACCAAGGCGTACGAATACGGCCTCGGCCTCACCGCGTCGGCGGCCCTGGGTCTGGCCACCGCGGTGGGCGGCGGCGTACTGCGCGACATCATCGCCAACGAGGTGCCGTCGCTGGTGCGCTGGGACCGCGA
Proteins encoded in this region:
- a CDS encoding trimeric intracellular cation channel family protein, with the translated sequence MIQDLFSPSVQHALDIVGIFVFAISGALLAVRKNFDVFGIAVLAEVTALGGGILRDLVIGAVPPAAFTDLGYFITPLFAAALVFFLHPEVERTQVAVNVFDAAGLGLFCVTGTTKAYEYGLGLTASAALGLATAVGGGVLRDIIANEVPSLVRWDRDLYAVPAIVGSAMVALCINYDMVNGFTSGLAVVTAFVLRLLAMRYHWRAPRAWHRRSTAVEVEDGS